The Candidatus Binatia bacterium sequence CATGGGATTCATGTCGGGCACACCGGGCATGATCGTCTTGAAGGTCGCGGCAACCTCCTCGCGCACGATCTTCCCGTCCTTCAGGTAGACCCGCTCGGGGCAGTTGCCCGGGTAGCAGTTGATGCAATGGGAGGCCCAGACGACCTTGTCCCAGCTCCATCGCTCGCGATAGAGGTCGCCTGCGACATCGCCTGTCTTGATCGGTGCAACCT is a genomic window containing:
- a CDS encoding ethylbenzene dehydrogenase, with the translated sequence MPGEQVAPIKTGDVAGDLYRERWSWDKVVWASHCINCYPGNCPERVYLKDGKIVREEVAATFKTIMPGVPDMNPMGCQKGAGWSRMLESEERILYPLKRVGERGSGQWERVTWD